CCGCAAGGAGTTGATCGATCGCGGCCGCCAGCGACTCGGCGTCCGCGCACACTCGAGTCGCCCCGCACTCCGCCGCGCCTTGCGCCACGTCCCGAAAGTTCGCCATGTGAGGACCATGCAAGACCGGCTTGCCATGCGCCAAAGGCTGAAGGATGTTCTGTCCGCCGAGGTTCGAAAAGCCACCGCCAACGACCACGACGTCCGCGGTCGAATAAACTCCCGCAAGCTCGCCGAAGGTATCGAGGATCAGGTAATCGCCCGTTTCCCCCTTAGAGCGCAGGGCGACTCCGCCAAGAGCCCTGGTCACGGACTCCGCCAGGGCTGGCGCGGATTCAAGATGGCGGGGCGCATGAACTACGCGAACTCGCTCGGGGCCGACGAGCCGAATCGCCTCGACCACCAACGATTCCTCGGCGGAATCCCGCGTCGATCCCACGACCACGACAGGCTTGTCGCGGGAAAGCCCCAGTTCCGTTCGCCACCGCTCCTCGTCTTCAGAGGCGGCTTGGCCCCCCTCATCGAACTTCGAATTGCCCTGTACCTCGACCTGAAATGCGCCCAAAGCGCGTATCCGCTCAGCGTCGCCCTCCGTTTGCATCAGACAGCGGTCCACGAATCTCAGCAGCGCGCGATAGAATCCGCGAACGCGCCGGGCCCGCCGAAAACTGCGGTCGCTGATGCGCCCGTTCACGACAAGAGTCCGCGCCCCGAACGCCTTGGCGGCCCAGAAGAAATTCATCCAAAGCTCGGTTTCCATGACCGCTACCACGGAAGGGCGCGCCGACGACATCGCGCGAACCTGAAACCGCAGGAGGTCGATCGGGAAATACACGAGGTGATCGGCAAGTTCGGGCACCAAAGACTCGGCGATCTGGTGCCCCGAACTTGTAGTGACGCTCAACACGACCTCCGCTTGGGGCCAAGCAGCGCGCAGTTCCTTCAGAATCGGCCTAGCGGCGACGACCTCGCCCACCGAAACCGCATGGAGCCACACGCGGGGGCGGTCCGGGTTGGACCGAAGGCGGTAGTTCCCTAAGCGCTCCCGCCAATTCGGGCCTCCCTTCCTCCGCGAAGCCCTCCAGAGCATCCAGGGCAGCCAGAGGGGAGCGAGAAGCGGAAGCGCCAAGTTGTAGAGCCAAAACATACGAAACTCAAACTCCGACTGGCATCGCCAAAGGCCGCCCCGTGATTCGTTGGAAGGCCTCAAGGTACTTGTCGCGAGTTTGGCGAACGATATCTTCAGGAAGCTCGGGGCCCGGCGGCCGCTTGTCCCATTGGATGGATTCGAGGTAATCGCGGACGAATTGCTTGTCGAACGACGGTTGCGGCCCGCCCGGCTGATACCGCGCCGCGTCCCAATACCGAGAACTATCCGGCGTAAGGGCTTCGTCGATCCATACGAGTCCCTCGTCGTCGATTCCAAACTCGAACTTCGTGTCGGCGAGGATCAGACCCCGCTCAGCGCAGTACTCCGAAGCAAGGGCGAAGAGCCGAAGCGTGAGATCTCGTAGGTTCGTTGCGAGGTCCCGGCCCACGATCTCGGCCATCTCGTCGAACGAAATGTTCTGATCGTGGCCGTCGGTGGCCTTGGTCGCGGGCGTGAAGATCGGTGCGTCCAGCTGGCCCGCTTCCGGGATATTAGGAGGCAGGTCCAGCCCGTGCAGGCGCCCTCCCTGCGAAACGTACTCCTTATATAGCGAACCGACGAGGTACCCACGAGCGACGCATTCAACCATGAGCGGCTGCGACTTCCGAACGATCATCGACCGTCCCAGGAGATCGGGGCCAGCGCCGGGCACGCGCCGCCGGATGTCCTCGTCCGAGGTCGAAACGACGTGGTTTCGGCATACGGAACTCAATCGTTCGAACCAAAACGCGCTCAGTTGGTTGAGCACTCGGCCTTTGTCGGGGATGCCGTTCGCCATCACGACGTCGAATGCGGAAATCCGGTCGGTCGAGACGAGGAGCAATTCGCTTCCGAGGTCGAAAATATCGCGCACCTTGCCTTGATGCGTGGGACCTCGGCCCGCGACAGACGCTTGAAGCAGTGGCTTCATGAATCGATTATGGTCGCTTGCCCCCACTTGGGGACACGGCCTCCGGGGGCGCGAGTTCCTGAAGGAAGTCCTGGAGCGCACGATAGTACGCCTCGCTATGAACCCAGCGACCCTCGGAATGGCCGCAGCCCGGCATCCAGACGATTTTGGCGTTACCGTTCGATGCCCCTTGAACTCGGAGGGCCTCGGAGGGCAGCGCGAGGTCGTCTTGGTCGCCATGAATCATAAGTACCGGCTTGGTGAACTGCCGAATCGCGCGAGCCACGTCGTGCCCGGCTGGGTTCAGTCCGGCCAGTGGCGCGGCGATCCACATCACCGGATAGAGCGCGGCAGCCAGCGGCCGGCCCCCCAAGAATCTCCACCATCCGACGATCGCCTCGCTCAACTTGCCGTAGACGCTATCGAGAATTAGCGCGTCGGCAAGGGACGGGTCCTTTTCGCAAGCGAACACGCATGCCGCCGCGCCCATGCTGCTGCCCATGAGGATCATCGGAACGCCGGGATGCCAGCTTCGAGCGAACCGAACGGCTTCTGCGACCTCCTCGCGCTCTCTCACCCCAAACCCCACCTTATGGCGAGTGCTCTTGCCGTGACCCCTCAGGTCGATCAGCAGGCTCGCACACCCCCACGAGTGAAGCTGGGCAGCGACTGGGGCGAGTTCGGAACGGTTCATGATGTAGCCGTGAGCGAGGACGACGACCGCGCTGGGCTTCTTCGCTTCGACCCACCAACCTCGAATCACGCCGACCTTGGGGAGCTTGATCTCGATTTCCTCCTGCGGGACGCCGACGGAGCTTGGCGAGAAGAAAAGCGGCGATCGCGCAGGATAGAGACTGAATAGCGCGACCCCAAGCAGAAGGAGCAAGTACACGCCGATCAGAACATAGAGCACGATCATCGCGGAACGTCCCCAAGGCGGCGCTTCGTAGCTGTTCTTCGTGCCGCGCGCGAGAGGGCGGCTCGAATTCGGTTACAATTCCAGAGTTCCAACATGTTTGCGCTCAACTTCTACTCTGACCTCTACGGCGATATCCTCAAGAACAATCGAAAGACCGCCACGATTCGATTGGGCGACAAGTCGGCCAAATATCAGACCGGGATGATCGTCTGGATCACCATCGGCCCTCGTTTTGGGCGCCGCCAGAAGCTATACAGCGCAATTATCGACCGGGTTGAGGTGAAGAAGATTTCCGAGCTTTCGCCGAGGGACGTCGAGCGAGAAAACCCTGAATTTCGTTCCTCCGACGAAGTGATCTCGCTTCTATCTAGGGTCTACGGGGACTTCGTCACCCCCGAACACCTGGTTACCGTCGTGTACTTTTCTCGGGTCGACGAATAGCCCTCACGATTCCGACACGCGGAACACGAACCGCGCGTTTCCGAAGGCGACTTCATCGCCATCCACCAGCGGGCTGGATTCCACGCGCTCGAAATCTCCACGAAGCACGTAGCTCCCGTTCGATGACCCAAGGTCTTCGAGCAGCCAGCCTTCTTCGCTCAGCGCAATCCGGGCGTGCTTGCGTGAGATGTACTGCGCCTCGTCGAGCGACGCGAGATCGACATCAACCGGGCCAACCGTTGGATCGAACCTACCCACTGTGGCTGGGGGACGAAACTCGAACGTCATGTCGGTTTCGACACCGTTCCGCTTCAATACTAACCTTGCCGTGGGAGGACCGCCCTCGTCGACCGAGTCCTCAGCGTCAACATCCGCCTCGGGGCTTTCGACCTCCTCGTCATCCCCATCGATGGGGGCGTCCTCCACCTGGTCCTCGCCCCCCAGTTCCGTGCCTTTCAGTTCGTCGTTCTCAACCATCGTTGTTCCCTCGCGCTCTCCTAAACGCTCGACCGATTGCCAATACTGTAGCCGAAACGGCCAGACCGGGTACAAGGGTGCCCAAACTGAATGCCGTCTCCATGACCTTGACTTCGAGGAACGGGTTGTTGGTTCGCAGCCCGTATGCCATCCAACTCAGCGAGGTTCCCAGCGAGATCGCTATGGACACGGCCCAAACCGCGCCCTTTCGAAGAGGACTCTTCGTTCGGTAGCTGAGAAGCACAGGGATCAAAAGCGCTCCCACCACCGCTCCGCTCCACGTGTACCAAAGCTGTACGATGCTTTGGACCGCAAGGGCAACGCCCACGGCCAAGAGCGTCGAGACCGCCACTCCAACCCGTGTCCAGGCGTTTACGACCTTCTCGTCGCTGATCCGCAAGGCGCGGCAAACGATGTCCCTCCCCAGCGAGCCGCCGCTGACGAGCGAGTATCCCACCATCGCCGAAACGATCGTTCCCGCCAATCCGCAAAAGAACAATGCGTTGAGGCCGTCCGGCAGAATCTGGCTTCCAAAGAGGGGGAAGATCGCCAAGCGTTCGAGAGACGAAGCGTCGGGCGCGATGGCTGGGCTGAGGGCCAGCGCATACATGCCGGTCGAGATGCTGAGGATGTCGAACATCATCCAGAAGCCCACCGACCAAAGGACCCCCGTCCTTCCCACTTCGGGCCGGGCGGCGCTAGCGACCCTCTGATGAAACGCTGGATCGACAAATGTCCAAGCTCCCAGGATCATGAAGGATGCGACCGCGATCCAGCCCTGCCCGCCGGTGAGCGTCAACAGCGCGCTGGGCTCGATGTCGGCCCAGGTCTCGATGGGGGGATAATTCGCGACGCACCATCCCACCATTACGCCAAATCCTACATACATCATCGCAAACGCGAGAATCGAAACCCTTGCGTCGGCGAGGAGCCCCCCACGGTACAAGAAGGCAGTTCCGGCTAGCGCACCGACGAGCACAGAAACGCCGATCCCCCACCCCATCAACACCTGGACCAACACGCCGAGCATGAGTACATGGGCGGCAGGCACAGCGAGCAGCAGAATCGCCCCCGAGGCCACAAGAGCGGTTTCCCGTCCAAAGCTCTCCTCAAACTTTTCAGGGATGCTGATCGGCTTCTCGTTCCGCACCCGCCTGGCCAAAATCAAAGAGTAAAGAATCCCAAAAAGGTAATACGGAACGCCAAGCAATAGCCAAGTTCCTAAGCCAAAGTAGGACACGGACTCGCCGATTCCCAAAATGCCCCCATACCAGGTGCTGACCAAGGTCGCGACGAACACGGGAAGCGAGAGCGAGCGGCCCGCGGCGAGGTATTGCAGTACGGTGTTCTGCT
The genomic region above belongs to Candidatus Nitrosymbiomonas proteolyticus and contains:
- a CDS encoding phosphoribosylaminoimidazolesuccinocarboxamide synthase, giving the protein MKPLLQASVAGRGPTHQGKVRDIFDLGSELLLVSTDRISAFDVVMANGIPDKGRVLNQLSAFWFERLSSVCRNHVVSTSDEDIRRRVPGAGPDLLGRSMIVRKSQPLMVECVARGYLVGSLYKEYVSQGGRLHGLDLPPNIPEAGQLDAPIFTPATKATDGHDQNISFDEMAEIVGRDLATNLRDLTLRLFALASEYCAERGLILADTKFEFGIDDEGLVWIDEALTPDSSRYWDAARYQPGGPQPSFDKQFVRDYLESIQWDKRPPGPELPEDIVRQTRDKYLEAFQRITGRPLAMPVGV
- a CDS encoding 3-deoxy-D-manno-octulosonic acid transferase, translating into MFWLYNLALPLLAPLWLPWMLWRASRRKGGPNWRERLGNYRLRSNPDRPRVWLHAVSVGEVVAARPILKELRAAWPQAEVVLSVTTSSGHQIAESLVPELADHLVYFPIDLLRFQVRAMSSARPSVVAVMETELWMNFFWAAKAFGARTLVVNGRISDRSFRRARRVRGFYRALLRFVDRCLMQTEGDAERIRALGAFQVEVQGNSKFDEGGQAASEDEERWRTELGLSRDKPVVVVGSTRDSAEESLVVEAIRLVGPERVRVVHAPRHLESAPALAESVTRALGGVALRSKGETGDYLILDTFGELAGVYSTADVVVVGGGFSNLGGQNILQPLAHGKPVLHGPHMANFRDVAQGAAECGATRVCADAESLAAAIDQLLADERLRERMGQAARDYVATNLGAAKRYAEAIRFEGEAREKPSAGV
- a CDS encoding RNA-binding protein; amino-acid sequence: MFALNFYSDLYGDILKNNRKTATIRLGDKSAKYQTGMIVWITIGPRFGRRQKLYSAIIDRVEVKKISELSPRDVERENPEFRSSDEVISLLSRVYGDFVTPEHLVTVVYFSRVDE
- a CDS encoding alpha/beta hydrolase family; amino-acid sequence: MIVLYVLIGVYLLLLLGVALFSLYPARSPLFFSPSSVGVPQEEIEIKLPKVGVIRGWWVEAKKPSAVVVLAHGYIMNRSELAPVAAQLHSWGCASLLIDLRGHGKSTRHKVGFGVREREEVAEAVRFARSWHPGVPMILMGSSMGAAACVFACEKDPSLADALILDSVYGKLSEAIVGWWRFLGGRPLAAALYPVMWIAAPLAGLNPAGHDVARAIRQFTKPVLMIHGDQDDLALPSEALRVQGASNGNAKIVWMPGCGHSEGRWVHSEAYYRALQDFLQELAPPEAVSPSGGKRP
- a CDS encoding sodium/glucose transporter, producing the protein MVGLGFAVGQTKLGPIDWVVVALFLGALFALGFSAKLKQNTVLQYLAAGRSLSLPVFVATLVSTWYGGILGIGESVSYFGLGTWLLLGVPYYLFGILYSLILARRVRNEKPISIPEKFEESFGRETALVASGAILLLAVPAAHVLMLGVLVQVLMGWGIGVSVLVGALAGTAFLYRGGLLADARVSILAFAMMYVGFGVMVGWCVANYPPIETWADIEPSALLTLTGGQGWIAVASFMILGAWTFVDPAFHQRVASAARPEVGRTGVLWSVGFWMMFDILSISTGMYALALSPAIAPDASSLERLAIFPLFGSQILPDGLNALFFCGLAGTIVSAMVGYSLVSGGSLGRDIVCRALRISDEKVVNAWTRVGVAVSTLLAVGVALAVQSIVQLWYTWSGAVVGALLIPVLLSYRTKSPLRKGAVWAVSIAISLGTSLSWMAYGLRTNNPFLEVKVMETAFSLGTLVPGLAVSATVLAIGRAFRRARGNNDG